Below is a window of Stygiolobus azoricus DNA.
CATGACATATGGGACATTTATGTTTTCCTTCATAGAGTAATTGAGGTTCCATTTTAATCTTATTAAAGTTTATCTATTCGGATACAAATTATTATTTGTAAAAAGTGGTGGGATGAGGTATCCTAAAGAGAACGAGATCGGTAAGATAGAGTATAAACTTTTAATAAATAGCAAAGACGAGAATAGATTACAATCTCTCGCTACACAAATGAAATACAGACTTGAAGAAGGAGGAGGAGAAGCGTTTTACGTAATCGGAGTAAGCGATGATGGAGACGTTTTGGGGTTAAGTAAAGAGGACTTAGAAAGTAGCATTGAAATTCTAGATAAAATTGCTTCGGCAGTTAATGCTAAAGTAGTACACAAGAGAATTGTCGAAGTAAAAAAAGGACGATATATAGGAGAAGTGCTCATAAGGTTATTCAAGGATAAGATCCCCGTCCAAGTTAATGTAGCAGTAATGGGTCATGTAAATGCCGGAAAGAGTACTTTGACCGGTGCACTAGTATTAGGAAAACTTGATGATGGTAACGGTACACTGAGGGCTATGGTAGCCCGACACGTACACGAGGTTTTGACTGGGAGAACTTCCTCAATTACTTTAAGGCTTCTCGGATTTAACGATAAGGGAACAATTGTTAACTGGAACTTGAGAGATCCTCTGGACGAAGCGGAAATAACGTTAAAAAGTACGAAGATAGTGAGACTTATAGACCTAGGCGGTCACGAGAGGTACCTCAGAACAACTCTGAAGGGATTATTAGGATACGAAGTAGATTATGTAATGCTCGTAGTGGGGACGGACGACGGATTGTCCGCCATGGGAAAAGAGCATTTAGCTATTGCATCAATACTTAAGTTCCCGGTGTTCATAGTCATAACAAAAATCGACAAATACGACGAAAAGAGAGTACAAGATATAGTAAATGACATAAGAAACGTGCTTAAGATTCCAGGGATTAACAGGCTTGTCATGGAGGTAGAATCAGATGAGGACTTATTAAACGCTATCCTAGCCATGAAGAGTAAGAGAGTAGTGCCGATCTTTAAAGTGTCAAACGTAACCGGGAAGGGACTCGACATACTGAGTAAGTTCCTGAACATGCTACCACCAAAGCCCAAGGTCACAAGTGATGATAACCAGCCTCCTCTAGTTTATATAGACGAAATATATAACGTGAGCGGAGTAGGAACTGTAGTACTAGGTTCAGTAATAAGGGGGAACGTAAAAATAAATGATAGTTGTTATATAGGTCCTACTAAACTGGGAGAGTTTAAGCTAGTTAAAATCAAGTCGATTCAGTTGAACAGAGTATTTGTTGACTCTGTCAATGCAGGAAGTATAGCGACTTTTGCAGTTCAAGGAGTGGATAAGGAGAACCTGAGAAAAGGAATGGTACTAACAGTGGAAAAACCCAAAAGCTACAAGAAGTTTAAGGCTAGAATAGTAGTACTTCATCACCCTACTACAATCAAGGAGGGATACGTGGCTACCTTGCATCTATACACAATTAGACAAGCAGTGAAATTCCGTGAAATTTCCTCAAGATATCTTAGGACTGGTGACACAGCAGAAGTGGTGATGGAGTTCCTATACAGGCCGGAATATATAGAGAAGGGGCAGATATTCGTTTTTAGAGAAGGTAGGACTAGAGGTCTTGGGATAGTAACCGAGTTACTAGAGTGATTATTCATCTATTCTTTGTTTAGTACATGTTATTATGTCCTCTGCAATTTTATGTGCTTGCTTCTCTACAAGTTTCTCCAGGCCTTTAATAGTAACCTGTACCTCATATTCTATTTTATATATCAACTTGTCATTGTCGATCTTGACTCGACTGATAATCGTAGAGGTTACTCCAACTCCTTCAACTTCGATAACAGACACAGACTCATTATCCCTAAACTCAAAGGACTTCACTTGAGCCTTAGTCTCTACTGTCAAAAAACCGATCTTTGCTCTTGCAGTAAACTCTTTTCCTTTTATTTCAGTTACCCCTGGAATACAATTAATTAAGTTCTGATAAGAACTAAGGAACTCTTTTGCTTTATCCACATTCTTTATTTTCACTTCTCCACTTATCTCCAATCACTTCACCTTAGTTTTCACGCACTCAAACAAGTCGTTCACTATCTTACCTACAGCTGAGTCCATTAATCTCGCCCCTATCGAGGCAAGAACACCTCCGACTTTTACGTCGGCAGAATACTTTAACCTAACTGGATTATCTAAAACTTGTAAAATTGCATTAATATCTACGTTGCTGTTTAACCCATTTCCTTTTGCGATTAAGCTAAGGGTTTTCTTAGCATTGTCTATGTTAACAAAACGAACTAACGCCTTATACTCTCCCTTTATGAAACCTATTCCAGCTGTTCCTACTACTCTATACTCGTCACCTTCCTTAGTTAAACTCTTTATCCCGGGGAAGCAAGAAGCCATGCTTTCTGGTTTTGTCACGAAATTCCAAAGCTCTTCAGCACTTACCTGAACCGGAACTTCTCCTTCATATTTCATAAATAGGTATTTTGAGTAAAAGTATTTATGAGAATCGGAGCTGTAATTCTAGCTGCAGGTGAAGCTAATAGGTTTGGTTCTAACAAACTAATTAAGGAAGTTTACGGAGTGCCTATTATTAGAAGAGTAGTAAGTGCTGTTGAAGGCATAGATAAAGTAATTGTAGTGGGGAAATACTACCAAGAGTTGATGAGAATATTGGAAGACCAAGTAGTATTGTACAACCCTTATTGGAGTAAGGGAATGTCTACTTCATTAAAACTCGGGATAAGGTTCTTTCAAGACTATGATGGAGTTATTGTACTCCTTGGGGATATGCCGTTTATTACTAGGGATACCGTAAATAGGATAATCCAATCATTCACTGTGGACTGTGATATAGTAGTACCTACACACAAAGGAGTTAGAGGGAACCCAGTACTATTGCACAAAAGGACTTTCCCCCTGATCATGAATCTGGAGGGAGATATAGGAGCTAGGGCTATAATGGATAAGGTTAAAAAAATATGTTACGTTGAGAGCGGTGAAGAAGTCCTTATTGACGTGGATACTCCTTCTGACTTAACCTCAAAGAAGCATCCTTAATAGCCTTTACTATGTTTTGATACCCAGTACACCTGCATAAATTACCTGATATACCTTCTCTGATTTCCTCCTCTGACGGGTTGGGATTCTCTTTAAGTAACCAGTAAGCCTCCATTATCATACCCGGAGTACAGTAACCGCACTGTAAACCGTGATTGTCCCAGAAAGCCTCTTGTATCGGATGTAGCTTCCCGTCTTTGCTAAGACCTTCGACAGTTAGTATATCAGCACCATCAGCCTCTACTGCCAGAACTGTGCATGACTTAACGGATCTTCCGTTCATTATTACAGTACATGCCCCACAATTAGAAGTATCACATCCGATATGAACGTCTGTATATCCTAAGTCTCTTAAAACGTGTACCAATAGTCTTCTAGGCTCTACCTCCACCTCGTGAACTTCTCCGTTTACCTTCAAAGTTATCTTAGCCTTTTGGTCTTTCTCAATTATCTTCATTTACGAACACCTCCTAAAGCTTGATTTATACCCCTCTTAACTAATACTTTAACCATCTTTTTCTTATACTCAGCTGATCCCCTTATGTCCGAAGTAGGGTTTGCACTCTCCATAGCCCTTGTCGATGCTTTCTCGACGACTTCTTCAGTGAGTTCCTTTCCTATTAACTCTTCTTCTGCACCCTTTGCTCTAACTGCTATATTGTTTACAGCAGTTAAGCCTATTCTTGCATCCTCGATTCTACTTCCGTTTACCTTCAGAAGGACCGCAACACCTACTATTGCGTAGTCGCCAGCCCTTCTTTCTAGCTTTTGATATGAAAACTTGTAACCATCAAAGGCCGGAACTTGTATTTCTGTCACAAGTTCTCCAGGGTTTAAATCTGGTGTAAACATGTCTTTTGCGAAGTCCTTGAAGTCAACTAACCTCTGACCTTTCTTGCCTCTTATTAAGACCTTAGCGTCCATTGCTATCAAAGAAGCAGGGTAATCTGCAGCCGGGTCTAGGTGTGATATAACACCGCCTATTGTTCCCATATTCCTAACTTGGGGATCTCCGATCGTTTTTGCCGCATCACTTAGTAGTGGTACATTGGATTTTATCATGTCGTAATGGGTAGTTAATGCACCTATTTTATAGATATTTCCTTCTCTTTTCACGTAGTTAAGTTGTTGAAATCTTCTTATTTCTACTAAATAAGAAGGTCTTATAATCCTGAGCTTTAAAGCAGGTATTAAGCTATGCCCGCCAGCTAAAGGTCTTGCATCTTCATGTTGTTGTAAGAACTCTATCGCTTCCTCTATACTATCGGGAATTACATAACCTATCTTAGGAGGATACACGAATAATGAAATACCACATTATATTTTAAATCTTCTTACTGTATTTACTACAAACTGTGTGTCCTCAAAAGATTTACCTTTTAAGCGAGATAGCTAGTAGATTTATTTAAGTTAAGAAATACTCTTTACTACTAGTGATGAAGACTTTTGGGTCAGAGTAGTGAAGACGTGGCGGCTAACTGAGGTGTTGTATATTGAAACCCATACATCTTTCAGTTGGTAGAATTAACATAGATATAATAGTAAAGTTAGATAAATTTCCTCAGCCTGACGAACCTCTTACTACCGACATTCTTGAAATTCAGCCCGGTGGTGCAGCTGTAAATTACGCTATAGCGGTCAATAAACTAGGTCATAGCGTTAAGATTTTAGCCAAAGTGGGGAAGGACTCACTTGTCATAAGACCTATACTCGAAAAACTTGCGGAGACCGGTGTGGGCTTGGACTATGTAGAAGAGGTAAATGCACCCCAAAGTATGGCTTTAATTCTTCTGAGGAGTGATGGAAAAGTCTCAATTGTTAGGAAGTTAGGCTCTTCGTTACTTCTATCAAATGAAGACGTGAGAAAGTACTTCGGGATGTTTGATGTGATTCACTTCGCCTCCGTACCTCCTGAAATCGTGATCAGAGATCCTAGCTCGAAGTTAATCAGCTATGACCCAGGGCCAAACAGTGGAAAGCTTAATTCTGAACTGGACGTAGATATACTCTACCTAAACGAGAAGGAGAGCAACTCCGTAAACATAAACAATTTGCGGAAAGTGAACTTAATCATAATAAAAATGGGTGAAAAAGGTGCTAGGGTAATATCCCAAGATAAGGAGTGTGAGGTAGAGGCTTATAAAGTAGACCATGTAATTGATACTACTGGTGCGGGAGACGTATTTGATGCAACGTTTAATTATGCGTATATGGAGGGTTATAGTCTAGAGGAGTCATTAAGACTCGCGGTAATTTCTTCAGCGTTAAAAATAACAAAATTAGGAGGAACATCTTCTCCCACTCTAAGCGAGATCCTAAACGCATTAAAATCTTACACTCCAAGTGTATATTGTAAATGATTGTGCTCTTCGTGGACTTTGACTACTTTTTCGCCCAAGTAGAAGAGGTACTTAACCCCCAGTATAAGGGCAGGCCGGTAATTGTCTGCGTTTACTCGGGAAGGACTAAGACCAGTGGTGCTGTGGCTACAGGCAATTACGAGGCTAGAAAACTGGGAGTAAAGGCTGGGATACCAATAATTAAGGCGATGGAGTTAGCCCCTTCCGCTATATTTTTACCCATGAGGAAGGAGGTCTACCAAGAGGTTTCTAATAGGATTATGAACGGAATACTCAGGAAATACACCTCAAAGCTCGAAATAGCGAGTATTGACGAAGCATACTTAAATATAACAGATAAAGTGAAGGACTTTGATGAAGCTTACGCCCTAGGTAAGAAAATAAAAGAGGAGATATTTGAGAAGGAAAAACTAACAGTGACTATAGGAATTGCCCCTAATAAAGTATTTGCTAAAATAATAGCTGATAAGAATAAACCGAATGGGTTAGCCGTGCTAAAGCCAGAGGACGTTCAGTCTTTCCTCCAAAGCCTGGACATTGACGAAATACCGGGGATAGGAAAGATGTTGACTGACAAACTGAAAGAAATGGGGGTTAACAAGCTAGTTGATGTCTTGAACTTTGACTTCACGAAGTTAGAAAGGGAAATAGGTAGGTCTAAGGCAACTTATTTGGTCAAATTAGCTCAGAACAGATACAATGAACCGGTGGAGGACAAGACCAAAAAGCCTCACGGTAGGATTTTAACATTACCGTATAATACGAGAAAGCCCGAAGTAATACTACCTCACCTTAAGAGAGCTGCAGACGAGGCTTATAGCAAAGTTCAAGGCGTTCCTATGAAGATAACAGTTGTGGCAATAATGGAGGACTTAGACATCGTAAGCAAAGGAAAGAAGTTTAAACATGGGATCAATAAGGAAAAAGCATATGAAAAAGCGTTCGAACTACTCAAACAGATCCTCGAGGAGGACGATAGAAAAATACGTAGAATAGGAGTTAGGTTAGATGACGTGATTAAGACCAGAGGGTTAGACCAGTTCTTCTAAGGAAACAATGCCCTTTAATACACTGAAATTTACGTTACCATACTTCGATAGGTAGTTCACAAACCCTCTAACTCCCCTACTGTTAGTATCTACTTCTTTAAGTACTTGAATGTTTACGTAAAAAGGCACTACATTACCCTTAACGACCTTTTCTAGAGGGATTACTCTCCTGATCTTATCAAAATCTTCTTCTATGTTCTTAGCCTCTAAGTAAGCTTTCTCGCCTCTTATCGCTATAACTACGGGCTCGTCACTTATTTCACCGTACTTATCATGAATAACTACCAACCTTCCTGCCCTACCTCCAGGAACGTCTTCGTAAAAGTTCAAAGCCTCTACGAAGTCACCGTTACGGGACAGAGGTATAACTATTAACTCCTCTATACTTACGATTTTAACGACAGATTTTATTCTCACTTTCATATTTATCACCATAACAATGATCGAGATAGATGGATCTTACGGTGAAGGTGGAGGTCAAATACTCAGAACATCATTGACACTATCGGCTCTAACAAAAAAACCTTTTAGGATCTACAACGTTAGAGCTAAAAGACAGAAACCTGGGTTACAGAGACAACACTTGACAGCCGTAGAAGCTGTTAAGGCTTTGACCAACGCTAAGACCAAGGGAGACTTCGTGGGTTCAACTGAACTCATTTTTGAGCCTCAGGATATTGTTGAATCAGGACACTTCACATTTAATATAGGCACTGCTGGAAGCGTTACCCTAGTGCTTCAAACAGTATTGCCAATCATCCTTAACAGAAAAATAGAGATAAGGCTAATCGGAGGGACAGATGTACCTAAGTCTCCTACTATCGACTATATAAGGCTTGTGTTCCTGCCATTACTTACCAAAATAGGAATAAGAGGAGACATTAACGTTGTCAAAAGAGGTCATTACCCAGAAGGGGGTGGTGAGGTTATAATAAAGAACTTTAAGGCTGATCCTACATCCTTTTCTATAAACACCTTTGGAAAACTGGTAAGGATAATAGGAATTTCACATGTGTCCTCACTCCCATCTCATATAGCTGAAAGGCAGAAAACTTCTGCGATGTCAATTCTCGCCAAACTGGGAGTTGAGGTCTCGATCGATTTAGACATAAGAGAGAATGAGATTAGTAAGGGGAGTGGGATAACCCTCAGTGCAATAGGAGAGAACAGTATTATTGGTGCAGACTCTTTAGGAGAAAGAGGAAAGAGAGCAGAGGTTGTAGGAGAGGAGGCTGCAGAGCTCCTAGTCAAAGAGTTGAAGACTGGTGCTGCAACCGACAGTCATATGGGAGATATGTTAATGCTTTACGCTTCACTGTACGGTGGAGAGTATACATCATCATATTTAACTCAACATGCAAGGACTAATGCCGAAATAATAAAGAAGTTTCTAAACGTAAGCGTTGAAATAATAGGTGAATCACCATACTTATTTAAGGCAAAATAACAGCCCTTCCAACTATTCTCTCCTCTAGAAGATCGTTTATTGCCTCATTAATCTCCTCAAGTTTATAGGGAACCGATAAAGTTTTGAGCTTTCCAGCTTCAAATAGCTTAATTACCTCAACCATATCATCCATATTACCATATAATATTCCCCTCATCCTTAACCCCCTTAAGACTATTAGTTGTTCAGGGATTTGTAAATGACCACCGTATTCACCGATTATTCTTAATTCCCCTTCTCTACTTAATAACCAAGGAGCGTCTTCAAGCGTTTGATCGTTTCCAACGAAATCCAGTACATAGTCGAATTTCTTTCCGGCTACTGGAGAGAATGGAGGGTCTTTCTTTTTCATCGCTAATACTTCATCGGCTCCCAAACTCTCCGCCTTACTCAACCTTATCAAATTCCTCCCTATTACGGTGACCTCAGCGTTTTTCAATTTAAGTAGTTGAATAGCCAGTAAAGCTACTGATCCTACCCCTATCACCAATACTCTATCTCCTTCCCCTATCCCTTTCGTGGCATTATAGGCAGTTATTCCAGCATCAGCTAAAGGTGCTGCGGATATGTAATTTCCGCTTACTTTGAATAAGTACTCCTCAGAGGGAACTTTTACATATTCTGCAAACCCTCCGTCCGTATGAACCCCTATGACTCTCACGGACTCACAAAACTGCCTATCTCCCCTTCTACAGTACTTACACCTACCGCAACCTATCGAGCTGTATACGAGAACTTGATCCCCTCTCTTGAACTTGTTACCTCCTTCCACAACCTCACCTACTATTTCATGCCCCAAGATGACGGGAGTCTTCACGGTTATGTCGTTCTCCCATTCACCGAAAATTAAGTGAATGTCACCGTGACAGAGCCCAGAAGCCTTAACTCTTAAAAGGATCTCACCAGGGTTTAGTTTCGGCTCAGGCACGTCCATTATTTGAAGGGGCCTACCTTTTTCTAAAAAAACAGCCGCCTTCATTTACCATCCCGACTTAAGATATGCGAGTATCTCCCAATCTGTTATCTCGTTCTCGTAATCATCTAACTCCTTCCTTTTAATCTCTATAAACGTGTTAATGAGGTCTTGACCCAGTGCATATTTTAACTTGGTGTCACGATCTAGGCTGTTAATAGCCCCCCTTAAACTCGTCGGTAATGTTACTACGCTGTAATTAACATCTACGTCTAAACCTCTTTCTATTCCGTCTAGACCCGCGTGAATGATTGCGGATAGAAGTAAATATGGATTTGCTAGGGGATCTGCCAACCTGAACTCGATTACCCCGTAATCCTTATACGTTGACGGGATCCTTATTATGTAGTGCCTCTCGTTTCCTATGCCAGCGATTGTTGGTGTAACTATCTCTTTAAATCTCTTATATGAGTTTACAGTAGGGGCTGCAATAGTCATTATTGAGCCTATATGATCAAGTATACCTGCCAAAAAGTTATAGAAAGTTTTGCTCAATCCCAATCCTTTCGGGTCGTTAACGTCGATACCAATGGGCCTCCCAGTTAAATCCAAGAGCTTAATGTAAACGTCCATACTGCTACTCGGGTAATTCCTAAAGGGCTTTGGCATGAAGGTGGAGTACAACTTATAATACCTTGCGGTGTCGCGTATTATTTCTCTAGCAGTAACTAAAGAGTCAGAAGCGGTTAATGCATTTGACATCGTGAAGGTAATTTCGTACTGACCTGGTCCATAGTGTTTATTGATGTATTGAACCTGAGTATTGACACTCTCAAGATTTTTAATTAAATCCCTTAAGAAATTCTGTTGTTCCATAAGCCCTTCAAGAGAGAACGCTCTTGCTTCATCTGCAGGTAGAGGTTTCCCGTCCTTGAAGTTTATAAGGTAAAAGGTCGGTTCAAAGGCGACTTCCAGTTTTATTCCACTGTCCATCAACTTCTCCATGGAACGATTAAGGAGAGACCTTGTGCAAAGGTTATGGGGAGAGCCATCACTTTCAGTCAAATAGCTCATTACTCTAGCCGTCCTTTCTAAGTAGGGAATAATAGCAAAGGTTGAGATGTCGGGCTGCGCGAACATATCACCATATGTGTGTTTTATCGGTGTATCTCTATAATCGAGAAACAGTAATGACTCGGAATACTCGACTCCCTTTCCCTCTAATACCTTTTCGAACTCTGCCCTCCTTAAAGATCTTCCTCTTATATTTCCTAAAATATCAACGAAGACTACCCTTACATAGTCTACTTTTCCGGATTTTAGTATCTCCAGTACTTCATCCCTGATCAATTTGCTCAAACTATCCTAACTATTACTTTATATAAAAGCATTCAACGAAAACGCATGAAGATCTGACCTGCGTAAATAACGGCGTTTTTGTAATCACCGAAAATACCAGACTCGACCACTTTTCCATCTTTCAATAAGGTTACTATATATAGATAACCTTCGGGTGTCTTTCCCTTCTTACGATAAAATTTAAGCGTATAAATTCCCAGATTAACGCGCTTCCTTTGGGATACTTCATATCCTAATAACATTATGGTATAGATGTCTACCATAGAGTCCTTAATTACTTTTTAATGTCAACAACTACATGATAAACTTTTGGTTTCACACTCCTTACAATCCTAGCAAAGACTACGTTAGGGTATTTACTCTTTGCTATACTAATAGGGTCGTTGCCCTCTATTTCAGTGTATAAGTGCAATATCCCACCTGGCTTCAAATGAGGTATAGCTACCTCATAAGCTTCTTCAGCCTTCTCTGGGAGAGGAGCCAATATTCTATCTACATTATACGGGAGATAATCCATTTTCTTAAAAGCGTCTCCGTAAATAGGGATAACCCCGAAAGCCTTGTTTAGATCAACGTTAGCCATCATATAATAATAAGCAAAAGGATTGATGTCAATAGAATAGACAGTTGAGGCACCACCTATAACGTAAGAAAGTATCGAAAACGGTCCATAGCCTGAGAACATATTTATGATTACTTCCCCTTTCCTCACAAGTTTTGCAACCCTTATGTGCTCGTAGGAAAGTTTAGATGAATAAAAAACCTTGCTTATGTCTAGGAAGAACCTACACCCGTACTCTTTATAAATAGTCTCACTCCTTTTCTCACCGGCTAAATGGACTGTTGTTGATAGTCTGAAGTCCCCTTTAATGTCCCTATACTTACCCCACACTGACTTAACGTAAGGAATTTTTTCGAGAATTACTTCCGCTAACTTTCTTACTTCTTCAACGTCTTTGTCAAAAGGGATTCCGATTATGGCGATGTCTCCTACTACCTCAACCTTTTTCCAGAGACCTAGTTCTTTCGCCAGTTTTTCTATCAATTTCCTCTAACCTCCTGATGCCCTCTTCAACGTCTTTTAACCCCACGTTTAATGGTAAACCTCCGTCTAACACGGGCTCACCGTTCACTATCACTGTCTCTAATGAATAACTCGAGTAAATCAGGGTCTCATAAGGAGATACATTGTCTAAAGGAAATGCTGGAGGTTCAGAGTACTGGAATATAGCTAAATCAGCAGTATATCCCGTATTCAGGACTCCAGAGTTCATTTTTAATTGAGAATAACCCCAATCTGTCATTGAATGGAAAGCATCTTCAGCTGTAAGTAAAAGCCTTGTAGAGGTATAAGCCAACTCGTGGCGGATGTCAAATGATGGTACAAGGTCTAATGATACGGATGGTTTATACTCGCTTAGAGGAAAC
It encodes the following:
- a CDS encoding CoxG family protein, with the protein product MKYEGEVPVQVSAEELWNFVTKPESMASCFPGIKSLTKEGDEYRVVGTAGIGFIKGEYKALVRFVNIDNAKKTLSLIAKGNGLNSNVDINAILQVLDNPVRLKYSADVKVGGVLASIGARLMDSAVGKIVNDLFECVKTKVK
- the rtcA gene encoding RNA 3'-terminal phosphate cyclase, with protein sequence MIEIDGSYGEGGGQILRTSLTLSALTKKPFRIYNVRAKRQKPGLQRQHLTAVEAVKALTNAKTKGDFVGSTELIFEPQDIVESGHFTFNIGTAGSVTLVLQTVLPIILNRKIEIRLIGGTDVPKSPTIDYIRLVFLPLLTKIGIRGDINVVKRGHYPEGGGEVIIKNFKADPTSFSINTFGKLVRIIGISHVSSLPSHIAERQKTSAMSILAKLGVEVSIDLDIRENEISKGSGITLSAIGENSIIGADSLGERGKRAEVVGEEAAELLVKELKTGAATDSHMGDMLMLYASLYGGEYTSSYLTQHARTNAEIIKKFLNVSVEIIGESPYLFKAK
- a CDS encoding GTPBP1 family GTP-binding protein: MRYPKENEIGKIEYKLLINSKDENRLQSLATQMKYRLEEGGGEAFYVIGVSDDGDVLGLSKEDLESSIEILDKIASAVNAKVVHKRIVEVKKGRYIGEVLIRLFKDKIPVQVNVAVMGHVNAGKSTLTGALVLGKLDDGNGTLRAMVARHVHEVLTGRTSSITLRLLGFNDKGTIVNWNLRDPLDEAEITLKSTKIVRLIDLGGHERYLRTTLKGLLGYEVDYVMLVVGTDDGLSAMGKEHLAIASILKFPVFIVITKIDKYDEKRVQDIVNDIRNVLKIPGINRLVMEVESDEDLLNAILAMKSKRVVPIFKVSNVTGKGLDILSKFLNMLPPKPKVTSDDNQPPLVYIDEIYNVSGVGTVVLGSVIRGNVKINDSCYIGPTKLGEFKLVKIKSIQLNRVFVDSVNAGSIATFAVQGVDKENLRKGMVLTVEKPKSYKKFKARIVVLHHPTTIKEGYVATLHLYTIRQAVKFREISSRYLRTGDTAEVVMEFLYRPEYIEKGQIFVFREGRTRGLGIVTELLE
- a CDS encoding glutamine synthetase family protein, giving the protein MIRDEVLEILKSGKVDYVRVVFVDILGNIRGRSLRRAEFEKVLEGKGVEYSESLLFLDYRDTPIKHTYGDMFAQPDISTFAIIPYLERTARVMSYLTESDGSPHNLCTRSLLNRSMEKLMDSGIKLEVAFEPTFYLINFKDGKPLPADEARAFSLEGLMEQQNFLRDLIKNLESVNTQVQYINKHYGPGQYEITFTMSNALTASDSLVTAREIIRDTARYYKLYSTFMPKPFRNYPSSSMDVYIKLLDLTGRPIGIDVNDPKGLGLSKTFYNFLAGILDHIGSIMTIAAPTVNSYKRFKEIVTPTIAGIGNERHYIIRIPSTYKDYGVIEFRLADPLANPYLLLSAIIHAGLDGIERGLDVDVNYSVVTLPTSLRGAINSLDRDTKLKYALGQDLINTFIEIKRKELDDYENEITDWEILAYLKSGW
- a CDS encoding SRPBCC domain-containing protein; this translates as MEISGEVKIKNVDKAKEFLSSYQNLINCIPGVTEIKGKEFTARAKIGFLTVETKAQVKSFEFRDNESVSVIEVEGVGVTSTIISRVKIDNDKLIYKIEYEVQVTIKGLEKLVEKQAHKIAEDIITCTKQRIDE
- the taw21 gene encoding tRNA 4-demethylwyosine(37)-methyltransferase Taw21, with protein sequence MIEKLAKELGLWKKVEVVGDIAIIGIPFDKDVEEVRKLAEVILEKIPYVKSVWGKYRDIKGDFRLSTTVHLAGEKRSETIYKEYGCRFFLDISKVFYSSKLSYEHIRVAKLVRKGEVIINMFSGYGPFSILSYVIGGASTVYSIDINPFAYYYMMANVDLNKAFGVIPIYGDAFKKMDYLPYNVDRILAPLPEKAEEAYEVAIPHLKPGGILHLYTEIEGNDPISIAKSKYPNVVFARIVRSVKPKVYHVVVDIKK
- a CDS encoding alcohol dehydrogenase catalytic domain-containing protein yields the protein MKAAVFLEKGRPLQIMDVPEPKLNPGEILLRVKASGLCHGDIHLIFGEWENDITVKTPVILGHEIVGEVVEGGNKFKRGDQVLVYSSIGCGRCKYCRRGDRQFCESVRVIGVHTDGGFAEYVKVPSEEYLFKVSGNYISAAPLADAGITAYNATKGIGEGDRVLVIGVGSVALLAIQLLKLKNAEVTVIGRNLIRLSKAESLGADEVLAMKKKDPPFSPVAGKKFDYVLDFVGNDQTLEDAPWLLSREGELRIIGEYGGHLQIPEQLIVLRGLRMRGILYGNMDDMVEVIKLFEAGKLKTLSVPYKLEEINEAINDLLEERIVGRAVILP
- the cutC gene encoding glyceraldehyde dehydrogenase subunit gamma — protein: MKIIEKDQKAKITLKVNGEVHEVEVEPRRLLVHVLRDLGYTDVHIGCDTSNCGACTVIMNGRSVKSCTVLAVEADGADILTVEGLSKDGKLHPIQEAFWDNHGLQCGYCTPGMIMEAYWLLKENPNPSEEEIREGISGNLCRCTGYQNIVKAIKDASLRLSQKEYPRQ
- a CDS encoding nucleotidyltransferase family protein — translated: MRIGAVILAAGEANRFGSNKLIKEVYGVPIIRRVVSAVEGIDKVIVVGKYYQELMRILEDQVVLYNPYWSKGMSTSLKLGIRFFQDYDGVIVLLGDMPFITRDTVNRIIQSFTVDCDIVVPTHKGVRGNPVLLHKRTFPLIMNLEGDIGARAIMDKVKKICYVESGEEVLIDVDTPSDLTSKKHP
- a CDS encoding carbohydrate kinase family protein, with protein sequence MKPIHLSVGRINIDIIVKLDKFPQPDEPLTTDILEIQPGGAAVNYAIAVNKLGHSVKILAKVGKDSLVIRPILEKLAETGVGLDYVEEVNAPQSMALILLRSDGKVSIVRKLGSSLLLSNEDVRKYFGMFDVIHFASVPPEIVIRDPSSKLISYDPGPNSGKLNSELDVDILYLNEKESNSVNINNLRKVNLIIIKMGEKGARVISQDKECEVEAYKVDHVIDTTGAGDVFDATFNYAYMEGYSLEESLRLAVISSALKITKLGGTSSPTLSEILNALKSYTPSVYCK
- the cutB gene encoding glyceraldehyde dehydrogenase subunit beta, which translates into the protein MYPPKIGYVIPDSIEEAIEFLQQHEDARPLAGGHSLIPALKLRIIRPSYLVEIRRFQQLNYVKREGNIYKIGALTTHYDMIKSNVPLLSDAAKTIGDPQVRNMGTIGGVISHLDPAADYPASLIAMDAKVLIRGKKGQRLVDFKDFAKDMFTPDLNPGELVTEIQVPAFDGYKFSYQKLERRAGDYAIVGVAVLLKVNGSRIEDARIGLTAVNNIAVRAKGAEEELIGKELTEEVVEKASTRAMESANPTSDIRGSAEYKKKMVKVLVKRGINQALGGVRK
- a CDS encoding DNA polymerase IV — translated: MIVLFVDFDYFFAQVEEVLNPQYKGRPVIVCVYSGRTKTSGAVATGNYEARKLGVKAGIPIIKAMELAPSAIFLPMRKEVYQEVSNRIMNGILRKYTSKLEIASIDEAYLNITDKVKDFDEAYALGKKIKEEIFEKEKLTVTIGIAPNKVFAKIIADKNKPNGLAVLKPEDVQSFLQSLDIDEIPGIGKMLTDKLKEMGVNKLVDVLNFDFTKLEREIGRSKATYLVKLAQNRYNEPVEDKTKKPHGRILTLPYNTRKPEVILPHLKRAADEAYSKVQGVPMKITVVAIMEDLDIVSKGKKFKHGINKEKAYEKAFELLKQILEEDDRKIRRIGVRLDDVIKTRGLDQFF